In Betta splendens chromosome 22, fBetSpl5.4, whole genome shotgun sequence, the following proteins share a genomic window:
- the vgll2b gene encoding transcription cofactor vestigial-like protein 2b isoform X2 — protein MSCLDVMYPAYGHYAPYAPTTPAFINSLQAPTGLSSASHCRDFMDAPRGPEGMSGGPGTAGSASSSSSSSSSSSSYTPAASRAEEGPKEKQEAPEAEYLTSRCVLFTYYQGDISSMVDEHFSRALSSYMDGEGKRRAPDQQGTETPSPSSRRSFPPSFWDSNYSSPQSRSHCDTGTPSYSMDPYGSGLHPALEPHYGPLLMPSVRPPHLPALPSHYDVSKLEPAASWPGLLPPGDVTQTLALNMDAGLQQHKKGKELYWF, from the exons ATGAGCTGTTTGGATGTTATGTACCCAGCCTATGGACATTACGCACCGTACGCACCGACGACTCCTGCTTTCATCAATAGCTTACAG GCTCCCACAGGTCTGAGCAGCGCTTCTCACTGCCGGGATTTTATGGACGCTCCCAGGGGCCCCGAGGGGATGTCTGGGGGCCCAGGCACCGCGGGGtcagcttcctcctcgtcttcatccagctcttcgtcctcctcctacACGCCCGCGGCTTCGAGGGCCGAGGAGGGCcccaaggagaagcaggaggcccCAGAGGCAGAGTATCTGACCTCACGCTGCGTCCTCTTCACCTACTATCAGGGAGATATCAGCAGCATGGTGGACGAGCACTTTTCCAGGGCGCTCAGCTCCTATATGGATGGAGAGGGCAAACGGCGGGCACCAGACCAACAGGGCACAG AGACCCCTTCGCCCAGCAGCCGGCGAAGCTTCCCTCCATCCTTCTGGGACAGTAACTACTCCTCACCTCAAAGTCGCTCCCACTGCGACACAGGAACACCCTCCTATTCCATGGACCCATACGGATCGGGGCTCCACCCAG CTCTGGAGCCTCACTACGGGCCCCTGCTGATGCCCTCAGTGAGGCCACCTCACCTCCCCGCTTTGCCGAGCCACTATGACGTGAGCAAACTGGAGCCCGCCGCGTCGTGGCCCGGCCTGCTTCCACCCGGAGACGTCACGCAGACGCTGGCACTCAACATGGATGCGG gcctccagcagcacaaGAAAGGCAAGGAGCTGTACTGGTTCTAA
- the ythdf2 gene encoding YTH domain-containing family protein 2 isoform X2, which yields MSDSYMPSYYSPSIGFSYSLNEAAWSTGGDPPMPYLASYGQLSNGEPHYLPDAMFGQPGPLGSNPFLGQHGFNFFPSGIDFSAWGNSSSQGQSGTPQSSGYSSSYAYAPSSLGGAMMDGQSPFAPAANEPLNKAPGMNSLDQGMAGLKIGGAAPGGNGDMAPKVIGSGLPGGGALGPVSSVGPPSMPPVSIAPAKPASWADIASKPAKPQPKLKTKGGMAGANLPPPPIKHNMDIGTWDNKGTMPKAATPQQVPPIPSNGQPPTQASPQLGATAAGNPQMPLSNGQLAPPVVQMGHQQLPPSGQPGMAPMLQPPMSQGPPPPPSQQQQPSQPTRWVPPRNRANGFGDSGGSGSGQSPPTSSGVSVVPGVPSEPHPVLEKLRMVNNYNPKDFDWNPKQGRVFIIKSYSEDDIHRSIKYNIWCSTEHGNKRLDAAYRSLGAKGPLYLLFSVNGSGHFCGVAEMRSPVDYNTSAGVWSQDKWKGRFDVRWIFVKDVPNSQLRHIRLENNENKPVTNSRDTQEVPLDKARQVLKIIAGYKHTTSIFDDFSHYEKRQEEEECVKKVEVQGSEPYPSTPSNRSHYRLQDRQGRVK from the exons ATGTCGGACTCGTACATGCCCAGCTACTACAGCCCCTCCATAGGATTTTCCTATTCCCTCAATGAGGCAGCCTGGTCTACAGGTGGGGACCCTCCTATGCCTTACCTGGCCTCCTATGGACAGCTGAGCAATGGAGAGCCCCATTATCTCCCGGATGCTATGTTTGGACAGCCAGGCCCTTTGGGGAGCAACCCGTTCCTGGGCCAGCACGGTTTCAACTTCTTTCCCAGCGGCATCGACTTCTCTGCATGGGGAAATAGCAGCTCTCAGGGACAGTCGGGGACGCCGCAGAGCTCTGGCTACAGCAGCAGTTATGCTTATGCCCCCAGCTCTCTTGGGGGTGCCATGATGGATGGACAGTCCCCTTTTGCACCTGCAGCCAATGAGCCTCTTAACAAAGCACCTGGTATGAACAGCCTTGACCAGGGCATGGCAGGGCTTAAGATTGGTGGTGCTGCTCCTGGTGGTAATGGGGACATGGCTCCTAAGGTTATTGGATCTGGCTTGCCTGGTGGGGGTGCTCTTGGCCCTGTGTCATCTGTAGGACCTCCTAGCATGCCTCCTGTCTCAATCGCCCCTGCCAAACCTGCCTCTTGGGCAGACATTGCCAGCAAGCCAGCCAAGCCTCAACCCAAGCTCAAAACCAAGGGTGGCATGGCTGGTGCCAATTTGCCTCCTCCGCCCATTAAACACAACATGGACATTGGCACTTGGGACAACAAGGGTACCATGCCTAAAGCTGCCACCCCTCAGCAGGTGCCTCCTATTCCCAGCAATGGGCAGCCACCTACCCAGGCGTCCCCACAGCTGGGAGCTACTGCAGCGGGGAACCCACAAATGCCCCTCAGCAACGGACAGCTCGCACCGCCTGTTGTTCAAATGggacatcagcagcttccaccAAGTGGGCAGCCAGGTATGGCTCCAATGCTTCAGCCTCCCATGTCCCagggtcctcctcctcccccaagCCAACAGCAGCAACCTTCTCAGCCCACTCGTTGGGTCCCTCCACGGAACAGGGCAAATGGATTTGGGGATAGTGGTGGAAGTGGTTCAGGCCAGTCACCACCCACCTCCTCTGGCGTGAGTGTGGTTCCCGGGGTTCCCTCTGAGCCTCACCCCGTCTTGGAGAAGTTGCGTATGGTCAACAATTACAACCCCAAGGACTTTGACTGGAATCCTAAGCAGGGCCGGGTGTTTATCATCAAGAGTTACTCAGAGGATGATATTCACCGCTCCATCAAGTATAACATTTGGTGCAGCACGGAGCATGGAAACAAGAGGCTTGATGCAGCTTACCGTTCGTTGGGCGCCAAGGGGCCGCTTTACCTTCTGTTCAGTGTCAATGGGAGTGGTCACTTCTGTGGTGTGGCGGAGATGCGCTCACCCGTGGACTACAACACATCTGCTGGTGTGTGGTCACAGGACAAGTGGAAGGGTCGGTTTGACGTGCGCTGGATCTTTGTTAAGGACGTTCCCAACAGTCAGCTGAGGCACATTCGACTGGAGAACAACGAAAATAAACCAGTGACCAACTCTCGGGACACACAGGAGGTACCGCTGGACAAGGCCAGGCAGGTGCTAAAGATCATCGCTGGATATAAACACACCACTTCCATCTTTGATGACTTTTCTCACTACGAGAAGcgtcaggaggaggaagagtgtgTGAAAAAG GTGGAGGTCCAAGGCAGCGAGCCATATCCCAGCACCCCAAGCAACAGGAGTCATTACAGGCTTCAG GACCGCCAAGGAAGAGTCAAGTAA
- the ythdf2 gene encoding YTH domain-containing family protein 2 isoform X1 — protein MSASSFLEQRPKGQANKVQNGAVTQKDTLNDDEFEPYLNTQARQSNAYTAMSDSYMPSYYSPSIGFSYSLNEAAWSTGGDPPMPYLASYGQLSNGEPHYLPDAMFGQPGPLGSNPFLGQHGFNFFPSGIDFSAWGNSSSQGQSGTPQSSGYSSSYAYAPSSLGGAMMDGQSPFAPAANEPLNKAPGMNSLDQGMAGLKIGGAAPGGNGDMAPKVIGSGLPGGGALGPVSSVGPPSMPPVSIAPAKPASWADIASKPAKPQPKLKTKGGMAGANLPPPPIKHNMDIGTWDNKGTMPKAATPQQVPPIPSNGQPPTQASPQLGATAAGNPQMPLSNGQLAPPVVQMGHQQLPPSGQPGMAPMLQPPMSQGPPPPPSQQQQPSQPTRWVPPRNRANGFGDSGGSGSGQSPPTSSGVSVVPGVPSEPHPVLEKLRMVNNYNPKDFDWNPKQGRVFIIKSYSEDDIHRSIKYNIWCSTEHGNKRLDAAYRSLGAKGPLYLLFSVNGSGHFCGVAEMRSPVDYNTSAGVWSQDKWKGRFDVRWIFVKDVPNSQLRHIRLENNENKPVTNSRDTQEVPLDKARQVLKIIAGYKHTTSIFDDFSHYEKRQEEEECVKKVEVQGSEPYPSTPSNRSHYRLQDRQGRVK, from the exons ATGTCAGCCAGCAGCTTTCTTGAACAG AGACCGAAAGGCCAAGCTAATAAAG TGCAAAACGGAGCTGTGACCCAAAAGGATACTTTGAATGACGATGAGTTTGAGCCTTACCTGAACACTCAGGCTAGACAG AGCAATGCCTATACGGCCATGTCGGACTCGTACATGCCCAGCTACTACAGCCCCTCCATAGGATTTTCCTATTCCCTCAATGAGGCAGCCTGGTCTACAGGTGGGGACCCTCCTATGCCTTACCTGGCCTCCTATGGACAGCTGAGCAATGGAGAGCCCCATTATCTCCCGGATGCTATGTTTGGACAGCCAGGCCCTTTGGGGAGCAACCCGTTCCTGGGCCAGCACGGTTTCAACTTCTTTCCCAGCGGCATCGACTTCTCTGCATGGGGAAATAGCAGCTCTCAGGGACAGTCGGGGACGCCGCAGAGCTCTGGCTACAGCAGCAGTTATGCTTATGCCCCCAGCTCTCTTGGGGGTGCCATGATGGATGGACAGTCCCCTTTTGCACCTGCAGCCAATGAGCCTCTTAACAAAGCACCTGGTATGAACAGCCTTGACCAGGGCATGGCAGGGCTTAAGATTGGTGGTGCTGCTCCTGGTGGTAATGGGGACATGGCTCCTAAGGTTATTGGATCTGGCTTGCCTGGTGGGGGTGCTCTTGGCCCTGTGTCATCTGTAGGACCTCCTAGCATGCCTCCTGTCTCAATCGCCCCTGCCAAACCTGCCTCTTGGGCAGACATTGCCAGCAAGCCAGCCAAGCCTCAACCCAAGCTCAAAACCAAGGGTGGCATGGCTGGTGCCAATTTGCCTCCTCCGCCCATTAAACACAACATGGACATTGGCACTTGGGACAACAAGGGTACCATGCCTAAAGCTGCCACCCCTCAGCAGGTGCCTCCTATTCCCAGCAATGGGCAGCCACCTACCCAGGCGTCCCCACAGCTGGGAGCTACTGCAGCGGGGAACCCACAAATGCCCCTCAGCAACGGACAGCTCGCACCGCCTGTTGTTCAAATGggacatcagcagcttccaccAAGTGGGCAGCCAGGTATGGCTCCAATGCTTCAGCCTCCCATGTCCCagggtcctcctcctcccccaagCCAACAGCAGCAACCTTCTCAGCCCACTCGTTGGGTCCCTCCACGGAACAGGGCAAATGGATTTGGGGATAGTGGTGGAAGTGGTTCAGGCCAGTCACCACCCACCTCCTCTGGCGTGAGTGTGGTTCCCGGGGTTCCCTCTGAGCCTCACCCCGTCTTGGAGAAGTTGCGTATGGTCAACAATTACAACCCCAAGGACTTTGACTGGAATCCTAAGCAGGGCCGGGTGTTTATCATCAAGAGTTACTCAGAGGATGATATTCACCGCTCCATCAAGTATAACATTTGGTGCAGCACGGAGCATGGAAACAAGAGGCTTGATGCAGCTTACCGTTCGTTGGGCGCCAAGGGGCCGCTTTACCTTCTGTTCAGTGTCAATGGGAGTGGTCACTTCTGTGGTGTGGCGGAGATGCGCTCACCCGTGGACTACAACACATCTGCTGGTGTGTGGTCACAGGACAAGTGGAAGGGTCGGTTTGACGTGCGCTGGATCTTTGTTAAGGACGTTCCCAACAGTCAGCTGAGGCACATTCGACTGGAGAACAACGAAAATAAACCAGTGACCAACTCTCGGGACACACAGGAGGTACCGCTGGACAAGGCCAGGCAGGTGCTAAAGATCATCGCTGGATATAAACACACCACTTCCATCTTTGATGACTTTTCTCACTACGAGAAGcgtcaggaggaggaagagtgtgTGAAAAAG GTGGAGGTCCAAGGCAGCGAGCCATATCCCAGCACCCCAAGCAACAGGAGTCATTACAGGCTTCAG GACCGCCAAGGAAGAGTCAAGTAA
- the vgll2b gene encoding transcription cofactor vestigial-like protein 2b isoform X1, protein MSCLDVMYPAYGHYAPYAPTTPAFINSLQAPTGLSSASHCRDFMDAPRGPEGMSGGPGTAGSASSSSSSSSSSSSYTPAASRAEEGPKEKQEAPEAEYLTSRCVLFTYYQGDISSMVDEHFSRALSSYMDGEGKRRAPDQQGTETPSPSSRRSFPPSFWDSNYSSPQSRSHCDTGTPSYSMDPYGSGLHPGLPHPHAHPHPHTHPHSHPHPPDSWGYPQAQAYGPPRPLHELYSPSALEPHYGPLLMPSVRPPHLPALPSHYDVSKLEPAASWPGLLPPGDVTQTLALNMDAGLQQHKKGKELYWF, encoded by the exons ATGAGCTGTTTGGATGTTATGTACCCAGCCTATGGACATTACGCACCGTACGCACCGACGACTCCTGCTTTCATCAATAGCTTACAG GCTCCCACAGGTCTGAGCAGCGCTTCTCACTGCCGGGATTTTATGGACGCTCCCAGGGGCCCCGAGGGGATGTCTGGGGGCCCAGGCACCGCGGGGtcagcttcctcctcgtcttcatccagctcttcgtcctcctcctacACGCCCGCGGCTTCGAGGGCCGAGGAGGGCcccaaggagaagcaggaggcccCAGAGGCAGAGTATCTGACCTCACGCTGCGTCCTCTTCACCTACTATCAGGGAGATATCAGCAGCATGGTGGACGAGCACTTTTCCAGGGCGCTCAGCTCCTATATGGATGGAGAGGGCAAACGGCGGGCACCAGACCAACAGGGCACAG AGACCCCTTCGCCCAGCAGCCGGCGAAGCTTCCCTCCATCCTTCTGGGACAGTAACTACTCCTCACCTCAAAGTCGCTCCCACTGCGACACAGGAACACCCTCCTATTCCATGGACCCATACGGATCGGGGCTCCACCCAGGTCTGCCTCATCCACATGCGCATCCTCACCCACACACTCATCCTCACTCCCACCCTCACCCTCCAGACAGCTGGGGCTATCCTCAGGCTCAAGCCTACGGGCCTCCGAGGCCTCTTCACGAACTTTATTCCCCCTCAGCTCTGGAGCCTCACTACGGGCCCCTGCTGATGCCCTCAGTGAGGCCACCTCACCTCCCCGCTTTGCCGAGCCACTATGACGTGAGCAAACTGGAGCCCGCCGCGTCGTGGCCCGGCCTGCTTCCACCCGGAGACGTCACGCAGACGCTGGCACTCAACATGGATGCGG gcctccagcagcacaaGAAAGGCAAGGAGCTGTACTGGTTCTAA
- the ctsl.1 gene encoding cathepsin L.1 — MKLLLIAAAALAVASCASISLEDLEFHAWKLKYGKSYNSPLEEANRRQIWITNRRLVLVHNIMADQGIKSYRLGMTFFADLENEEYKRLISQGCLGSFNASLPRSGSAFLRLPAGNDLPASVDWRQKGYVTGVKDQKQCGSCWAFSATGSLEGQTFRKTGELVSLSEQQLVDCSGEYGNMGCMGGLMDQAFQYIKATGGIDTEESYPYEAEDGKCRYNAANVGAKCTGYVDVTVGDEDALKEAVATVGPVSVGIDASQPSFQLYQSGVYNELDCSSTELDHGVLAVGYGTSNGQDYWLVKNSWGLQWGEEGYIMMSRNKHNQCGIATAASYPLV; from the exons ATGAAACTGCTGCTGATCGCCGCTGCCGCTCTGGCCGTTGCCAGCTGTGCAAGCATCTCTCTGGAAGACCTGGAGTTCCACGCCTGGAAGCTCAAATACG GAAAGTCCTACAACTCTCCGTTGGAGGAAGCCAACCGCAGGCAAATCTGGATCACCAACCGACGCCTGGTCCTGGTGCACAACATCATGGCTGATCAGGGCATCAAGTCCTACCGCCTTGGCATGACCTTCTTTGCTGACTTG GAAAACGAGGAGTACAAGCGTCTGATTTCCCAGGGCTGCCTGGGCTCCTTCAACGCCTCTCTGCCTCGCAGTGGCTCCGCCTTCCTCCGGCTGCCTGCAGGCAACGACCTGCCCGCCAGCGTGGACTGGAGGCAGAAGGGCTACGTCACCGGCGTCAAGGACCAGAAGCAGTGCGGCTCCTGCTGGGCCTTCAGCGCG ACGGGCTCGCTGGAGGGTCAGACCTTCAGGAAGACGGGGGAGCTGGTGTCCCTGagcgagcagcagctggtggactGCTCTGGGGAGTACGGCAACATGGGCTGCATGGGAGGCCTGATGGACCAGGCCTTCCAGTACATCAAGGCCACCGGGGGAATCGACACAGAAGAATCCTACCCTTATGAAGCCGAG GATGGAAAGTGCAGGTACAACGCCGCCAATGTCGGCGCTAAGTGCACCGGCTACGTTGATGTAACTGTAGGTGACGAGGACGCGCTCAAGGAGGCTGTGGCCACCGTCGGGCCCGTGTCCGTAGGCATCGACGCTTCCCAGCCCTCCTTCCAGCTCTATCAATCAG gtgtgtacaatgagctagactgcagcagcacagagctggaCCACGGCGTCCTGGCTGTGGGCTACGGCACCAGCAACGGACAGGACTACTGGCTGGTCAAGAACAG CTGGGGTCTACAATGGGGAGAAGAGGGGTACATCATGATGTCCAGGAACAAGCACAACCAGTGTGGCATCGCTACAGCAGCCAGCTACCCACTGGTCTGA